In Sander vitreus isolate 19-12246 chromosome 8, sanVit1, whole genome shotgun sequence, the genomic window TTCTTTCTACAGGTTCTGCTTGGAATCACTCTGTCTTGGCTCATCTGCTACATTTTGACAGTCTCCAATGTTCTTCCTGCTGAACCAGACCGGTATGGCTACCTGGCCCGCACTGATCTAAAGGGAGATGTTGTGAGCCAAGCTCCTTGGTTCAATTTTCCGTACCCAGGTAAGAGGCTGCCAAACTATCACCTGAAGTGactttttgtattaaaaaagtTATTAGGAAAAATGGTATTGCATGctatactgtacacactgtgtcattctctgttttcttttgtttgaatCCAAACTTCAGGTCAGTGGGGGATGCCGACTGTGAGCCTGGCAGGGGTGGTTGGCATCTTGGCTGGTGTGATTTCCTCCATGATAGAGTCTGTAGGGGACTACCACGCTTGTGCCAGGCTGTCTGGGGCTCCACCTCCCCCTAAACATGCTATCAACAGGGGTATTGGCATTGAGGGACTGGGCTGTCTGTTGGCGGGAGCCTGGGGTACAGGAAATGGTACCACTTCCTACAGCGAGAATGTTGGAGCCCTCGGTATAACAAAGGTGAGATGAGCTTCTATGTGTACGCTAAGAAGAAGTTTATCTGGAAGTTATTTACTCAAACGGACAGATATGTGGATAAGCAACTTTAAAACTTAAAGAGGAACCTTTTTTTcatctgtatttttctttctgcAGGTTGGCAGTCGCATGGTGATAGTAGCCAGCGGAGTCTTGATGGTTGTCATGGGTGTGTTTGGTAAAGTGGGCGCCATATTCACCACTATCCCATCACCCGTGGTGGGAGGGATGTTCATGGTTATGTTTGGTGTCATCTCTGCAGCAGGAGTTTCTAATCTGCAGGTACATACttttaaccatttttttttaattgacctatatacagtatattccagggactacagatggaaattagcttTACCTAGCTCTGGTACTGCTAAGGagctgtgcattgtccctgtcaaataaataaaatattgcatgAAAATTGCACTTTTACACATTTTCTCCTATGTTTGTTTGCTCTCACATTTTCAGTATGCAGATATGAATTCTTCTCGAAACATCTTCATTTTTGGCTTCTCCATGTTCTCTGGTCTGGTCATTCCTAACTGGATTTTTAAGAACCCCACAGCTATTTCTACAGGTGAATGAATAAAATATCACTAtaaaatttgtatttttcaggaaaaacttACTTTTACGTGattattttaactattttatgTGTTGAGTTCAGGTGTTGCTGAAGTTGACCAGGTGCTGCAAGTACTTCTGACAACCAGTATGTTTGTAGGAGGTTTCTTTGGCTTCATACTAGACAACACAATTCCAGgtattttctccattaattaCATGAATAGTTAATTATGTTTAGATTGTTTAAGTAATCTAAATACTCATCTAGATCAACTCACCATTATCATCATATTAACAGCAAAATAGGAGCTTTTCTGTCATGATTGGTGACCTCTCCTCGTCAGGTGCTCCTCTCTCTTGTGGGGTACCCCAGGGTTCCATTCTTGGCCccattctgtttttttatatatatgttgcCTTTATGAGCTATTATAGGCAAGCACAACctgtcattttattgttatgcagatgatttgcAAATGTATTTGCCTATGAAAGCAAATGACAGTGTCGCACTGAACTCCCTGCTTAGttgtattaatgatattaagttgTGGCTTTCACAAAACTTTCTTAATTTGAACATAGATAAAACTGAGTATATTATTTTCAATACTTCAGGCATGGAGAATGGTCCAACTTTGAGTTTGGGAGCACTGGCATCATACACTAGGTCAGCTGTCAAAAATTTGGGGATTACTTTTGATTGCAGCATGAAATTTGACAAGCAGATCAGTaatgttgttagaatgagctttttccagcttcgtctcctggctaaagttaagCCTTTCCTCAACAGGCATGATCTAGAAAAGGCTATTCATGCCTTTattagttcaaggttggattactgtaatgctctttatgttGGTCTGAATCAGACCTCATCTCACCCCTTCAACTtgttcaaaatgctgctgctcgctttttaacaaatacatctagacgtGCACACAGCACTCCTgttctctacaccctacattggctccctgtgtgttttagaatagattttaagatcttattgtttgttttcaaggccaTAAATGGCCTAGCCCTGGAGTATTTGTCTGAAAATTTTACTTTGCGTGAGCACAATCGGTCAATGCGGTCttcaaatcagctggttttagaagtcccaaggtcaagGTATAAACAGTGGGGTGATCAGtcttttgcagttgctgcccgagactctggaacaagttaccccctgatattcacactattacagatgtagctctttttaggtccaaactcaaaacctatttgtttagactggcttttaatacgtagtagtggtgtgacaatttcactctcctgtttctttgtaaccttttctgattttactgttatatgtttcattctttttattgtatgatatgctGTTTTATAGTTGATTCCTGATGTaatgcactttggatacctgctggttgctgtaaagtgctatttaaatacttttgattgattgattgactgattgaaaATAACATTGTAAAACAATACATAATGCACAAGTGTCAagtgaagagtcaatatacTGTAGAGTCTTCAGTAGATCGTAATAGAATGGTTTAACACATTTAACATATGTCCAACAGGATCAAAGCATGAACGAGGCATCCTGGCGTGGAACAAGGCTCACGAGGATGACTGCAGCAACACGCTGGAGAGTGGAGAAGTCTACAACCTTCCCTTTGGCATCAGCTCGTACTTGTCTTCTTCCGCCTGGCTGCGGTACATACCTTTCTGCCCTCCTGGTGAGTCCAGCTCCCTGGATGGATGCACAGCAGCTACTAATGCCCTGGAGCCTAAGCAGCCACTTGGACATCCAGAGCCTTCACATATCATTATTGGAGTTGCAATGTGAGTTGTGTACTCACTTCAGCATGCCATTTTGGGGATTTATTTCCCCAAAAACCATCAGAGGCAGCTCAGTTTTGGATCTCCTGTTCTTTGTTAAAGACATAGTACTGTAACAACATGGTGCAAAGTATTCTACGTGACCTTTTGGAGTGAAATTTGCAAAAAGCACCTTGCATAAGATTGGTTAACGTATGGACTTTCTTTAGGGGGGTGCTTAGATACCTGAAGTTATATTTAGTtgattttttgtaaattattattGATAAAAAgctgactatatatatataatacagtatatactgtatatatagctatatatattcttgaaaacattttttctgtACAGTAATTTGTATTCACAGAGCATAACAATGTTTAATTTAGTTTGCTTGATGTTTTATTAGATTTCTTCCGTCTTATCAGTCTTAGAATGCGATCACAACCACGTGATGTGAATGTAATGTCTTATTCAGCATATAAATCCAAGGTATGGTTTCATGTATACCATATTTAATAATTGTGTCATTATCAGTCTATGCACTTTACCTATTTTTGGCAACAGTTTCTGACAGGATTTCTCTCTCAGGCTCCTTTTACCCTGCCAGCATACAAGATGCAGTGTTTCCTCAATGCACAAACCAGGACTGCCCTCTGATCtcaatggatgtttttttcttatgtGCATATTAAACTCCATCATGGAGCCATTGCATTGCAACACTGGTATCCATTCAGTTTGTCCCTGTCAGATCCTGCTTGATGGCTTTGTACAAACTAACAAAAGACCCTGTCCGTGCGTCTCGTTGGTGTTCAGTCGTGGAATTGGCCATCTCCTGAGCGGTGTATACCAAGGTCGGCAGGGTGCGCTCAAAATCGTCCTGATGCAGGTGACCAATGTGATTCGAAAGGCCAGAGATGAGCCTCAATGCGTCTGTCAGCTTCCTGGGAATGATCTCCTCACAGATGGCTTTCAGGTTTTTTGTCTTGTGGAGAGAAGCCAGCTCAGCATCTTGCACTGAAAACTCTTCACCGTTCTCAAAGTGTATTCCATCCAGCAGGATCTGGCAGATGACAAGAAGTATAAGAAGAAATTATCAGTGTTCATTATTGAGGTTTATTTGCTGGTTAAACACTTCAGACACTTATTTATGGATATGTTCGTCTCACTTCAAATAAAAGATGTACATCTTTGAAAGAGTTGTGGAAGGGATGGTAGAAAAAGCAAGTACAGTTTTTTAAGAAAAGCCTTTCTTTCAGGTTTCATCATGTGATTTAGTGCTGTGGACAAAAGGCTTCTTGAATCTGTTAAGCTGGAAATCTCGGTGACAAGCATTAAACAAACTCTGAACTGTTCTGGCACATGTGAGATCCAGGTTATCGGGCTCTCAACGGAACTTACTGCAGTTAATGTATGATATGCCTTTTAAACTCTACGAACCCTGACCTTACAGATGACTTGTGTCAGGTGACAGATGACACAGGGATCATACAACAGGCTTCAGATGATTCGACATGCAGTGTATATGGGCTTAGCATCTCAGCCTCATTTCCACAGCATGGGGAAAGCAAGTTACCCACAACAAATCTTGTGCAGTCAAAGAAAGATCACAGGCAAAAACCTTTCCCTTTACTTGTTTATGATTGGAGTATGAGTATGCATTCCCTGAATAAAGTCAGTAAACTTGAAATACTAATAATTGTACAGAAACAGAGTTCATAGCCTATTTGCCCCATTATGTACAACATTTTGTCCATGAATTCTTGACATATTGTGATGACTAATAACAAAAATCCACTGCTATTGGCTCTGAGAGGCTGTAGCCAACAGtgctgctttgagctaaatgctaacatcagcaagCTAACATGATTAAAATGACATTCCTTAAATACTGATGTTTAGGGAGTACAATTGGCTTGTCCCAAATCTTTGGTATACgcaaccaaagtattggacagataataaaaaaaaggggggggggggaatccaGTCAATAGTTGTTGTGACATTTCACATACAACCACATGagggcactagaggaaaagtcaggggatgtCCAAAGTCATTAGAATTATTtgtctggggaccatgaatgtctgtaccaacttttcacctgctggtggcactaaaggaaaagtcaggggatcaccaaagtcagagAGTTtgatcctctggggaacatgaacgTCTCTATTTTATGGCAatctgttgagatatttcactccaGACCAAAGTTGCACACCCACCACTGACATTGACATTCATCAAGTTAAAGAAAGTAGGGACAGAACGAAATAAATTCAGACCAGAAAGACATTTAGACCATTGTTTTCACTTACTGTCCAGTATCTTCAACATTCTTCAGTGGCTGGTTTTATTAATTGGACATTTTCAAagtctttcattttaaaatccctAAAACAGTCTGGGGGTGGTGTACTATCAACCTGAGGTGAAATGAGTCTGTCTAAACAGagggttttgtttttagagCAGCCTGATAAATAGTTAAAATATAGCTTCAATTGGACATTTTCAAAgcctttaattttaaaatcctaCATCAGAATGGTCCGATATTACCTGAGTAACAGTCTGGGGGTGGTGTACTATCACTCTGAGGTGAAATGAGTCTGTCTAAACAGGAGGTTTCGTTTTTTTCCGATCAGCCCGAAAAAGAGTTGTAATATAGCTTTAATTGGACATTTTCAAAGCCTTTACTTTTAAAATCCTACATCAGAATGGTCTGATATTACCCAAGTGACAGTCTGGGGGTGGTGTACTATCAACCGGAGGTGAAATGAGTCTGTCTAAACAGagggttttgtttttagagCAGCCTGAAAAAGTTAAAATATGGCTTTAATTAGCAGCCTGAAAAGTAGTTAAAAAATAGGTTTAATTGGCCATTTTCAAagtctttcattttaaaatcctacaTCAGAATGGTCCAATATTACCTGAGTGACAGTCTGGGGGTGGTGTACTATCACTCTTAGGGATGTGCTTCACACAACCTATCCCACAAAAATGtataacattttcataataGTCCAATAGAGATTGTGCACTTTGATATAGAAGTCTGATGATGTCATTGCATCATTTTTCAAGTTGAACAATCACCAATCAATTTATCCAGAGCAAATTGGTCAGTAAAGCTACTGATCAATGATTTAAGGTCCCAAATGCAACCATGCAGTGTAGTGGGAACTGAGGTAGGCTATATGTAGCCATTTCAGGATCACACAGGATTAAGGATGTTAGGATGTTGTTGTTACCTAGCAACAggaaatagcttccttgccacTCTTTGCGGCCTACCTAGCGGTGCATACAGAACAAATCAGGGATCATGTTTAGGCGGCTTAAGGGAATGTTCACCAGAGgttctgtaaaaaataaaagagtgtAAAAGAGTGTCTATTTTATCCCAGTCTGATCACATTTTTGCCTTTCGATGTTGTATTACAGACAGCGTatgaaaatagtcatacattgtgtcattgtgttactaatggttggagttataaataaataattcccCTTTGTGCTGGGGACTCCCTGGAACTCCTCAAGGACCCCTGCGGGTCCCCAGACTCCACATTGGGAGTCACTGTAGTGGGCTACGTTGATTGTACATTTGCCTTTCATACACCAGGGGGCGGTGCGCATTCATGCTGAcaagagaaaaggaggaaagAAGATATGTTGCCTGGAATCTCACATCAGCAACCATGtagattattattaatattaatattattttaacCATTATTATAGTTTGTAGTGTTTATAGTATGGATAGCCTATTTTAAAATCTCTGTCACGCACCAACGTGCTATTGTTTTGCTGCCGCCATTAATATCAGCTCTCCGCTGATTGGCTGACACACTTTGAGTTGACGTATTTCATTGGTCTGCTTTGGTTTGGTATAAAGTCAATCACACAATTGGTCTAGGCAAGTGTTAAGGCTAAGGCATTAAAATCCCGCCTACTCTCACTCTGATTGGACGAGAGGCCAGCCTGCAGCGGATTGACACACTACGGATTGGTGAGACAGACGTCGGTCACGATCCCATCCGAGCCATTGGCTGTTGGTGCGGAGCAGTGAGACAGGCAGGCCCGGCGGCGGCAGCTAACCgtgaacacacacagaaggaaTGTTTTTATCAGCGGAGCCGCGGCCGCTACACGCTTTGTGGATTCAACTTCACACCTACACGCACAGAACTGTGAGTAAGAGCCACGGTTGTTCCTATTTCTCATGGGAACAGTAAACTAACGTCATATTGTTGTCAGAGAAATCAGCTGTTTGATCAGTTCGTCGTGAAGAGTAAACACTGCGTTAAGTCCTGAGAAGGTACTTCCATTgtgaatactgtgtgtgtgtgtgtgtgtgtgtgtgtgtgtgtgtgtgtgtgtgtgtgtgtgtgtgtgtgtgtagagagagagagagagagaaaaaaatgtgtgtgtgtgtgtgtgtgtgtgtgtgtgtgtgtgtgtgtgtgagtgtgtgtgtgtgtgtgtgtgtgagtgtgtgtgtgagagtgtagtgtgtgagtgtgtgtgtgtgtgtgtgtgtgtgtgagtgtgtgagtgagtgagtgaatgaatgaatgaatgaatgagtgagtgtgtgtgaatgtctgcAGGCTGCTGCAGATCAGCGATTATTAGCACTGTACTTAGTTACTGAGATCAGCAGAGCTGTTTACTTTCCACCAATCATCTGTCGACCCCTGAGCCACACGCTGCTAACGTTACTGCCTTTCCAATCAGATCGTTTACCATTTGGACCAAATTATAGATGTATATAATTAATGTCTAGACATAATCATGGTCTAAGTGAAGCAGTTGTATCAGGTTAGCTGGGAGTCATAGCAGACAgcctttgtttgtgtctgtagcttccttttgtaacacacacacacacacacacacacacacacacacacacatacacacacatacacacagtggtCTAGTTGATGTTGACTGAGATGTTCCATTCAACCCCAACATGTGATTTAGGGAAGAATGGTGTTATTGTGAATGATAACTCCTTATTCTATGCTTGGTTATGTAATAGTAGATGTGCTCTGTCTGTATGCAGCTCAATGTTACCTGTTTGCATCGTTTTGAAGaatttacttattattattgcacATGTTGATCCATTGAATAGATTAgcagaccgtgtgtgtgtgtgtgtgtgtgtgtgtgtgtgttgtaagttGTCTCCGATTTTAAAGTAAGTCCATAGTAGTCTGATACTGTAATAATGAATAATGCTAGGCCTTTAGACATGCGGCTGGCACTAAGCTGACTGAAACCCTAACCCTGAACACTCAGAAGAGTCAGGCTGTACCCGACTCTTCCAGTGATTTAATACAAAGTGCAAAATGCAGGAATAGGCCTGCATGTCCTTGCAACATCCCAGTGCACCGCTTAACCAAATACTTTCAACATTACTGTCCCCGCCGGTTTACTTAGTCAGCCTTAATGTTGCTTATAGCAGCTAGGGGGTTAGCCAGGAAAACAAGCAAGCAGTGTTGCCATTTCCATTGGCGTCTTTTGTAAATCGCCcttcttcttcatcatcttcatcttcactctcggttgtttgttttcttccggtGTGGCGCCAGCTGCATGATGAACGTCACCACTGGCACTCCACATAACCGGCTGGACTTTGTCCCAgggagctgaacattttgagtGGTTCAGCGGCCAATGGCCCACGTGAGAATGCGCAAGGCAGATAGTCGTGgtagtgctgtttttttttccaattctaATTTAGAATATTCATTGGCAGTCCTACTGTGTATGTCGCCTGACTGAATCTCTGCTGCCTGGTGTGAGGAAAGTATATATAGtcataacgttgttgaatatcgcaatacgatttattgtgcagccctagtttgagataatgtaattacataactcaacaaaatataagCTATAAAACATAGGTctagtcgtttttagacatttcaaTACGTAAACGTTACATATACCTTAAGGACCTGAGGTACGGCCTTCTCCTGTTCAGTCACCCTCAGGATCATTTTGACGGTTTCGTGACATCCCTGCTTGCATGAGTCACATGAGTTACCTGTCTTGACATACTTCTTGGTTGTGGCTAATGAGTTATCCAGTTGGTACAGAATGGACTTTAGAATGTGCCTCCTGATTACTGGCCTAAGAATTATGGTCACGATTCTCTTATGATTCTCGGGGTaaagtatttctttcttttcaaaattCATTGAATGTCTGTAGAAGTGTCTGACACAATGACCAGAACCTGTAACTCATGTCCCAACCCACTGAAACCCTTCTGCTAAATTGGAAgcagattttctgcttttgtaaTCCACACTTTgttcaaaaaacaacacacgATTCTCTACATTGGGAACTGTCTTCTTAAATAACATCTCTTGTGTTGACATGCAAAACACTGCCATTCTCTGACTCCCCACACGGGCAAACACGTGTTGTTCCATGAGCAATCAGAGCTTTAGCAACCGAGGGGCCACatacaggtgagagagagagagagagagattctgtttataaatgtcagttgttcctctcacataaatcatacattagAAACGTGCAATGATTTGAAAAAGCGCTGGccacagtctgtctgtgtgctgacATCAGGAGGTCTACTGACCTAAACACACTGACTGCTCACTGGTCATCTTCTGGGAACGTTGTTACGAGGGGCGCGCTTCATACATCCGTGGGAAGAGTAATTCAGAGGGCAGGTTCAACGTACACTAAACACAGAAGTATAAACCAGTGAGGAGAGCGAGGGACCGCCGGTGAGCGGCGTCAGACTAAAGTGTGAGGCAATagcgagaggaaaaagagagatgaaagacaATTTAAAGTGAGTAAACGGAGAACACCAAACTTCTTAAGACACGGTGACTTCATCTGTTGGTAATTCTGGCAGTAAAGTGAAGGCTGTTACAACTTGGAGACTGGAGTGCACACACAGTGTCGGACACACAGCACACCTTTATATGTTGAattaaatcacacatttttttgcGGTTATGTATTCGAGTAACATCGTGATTGCGATTAGATTAATCGTGCAGCTCTACTTTTTAAAGGCAACTTGAATATGGTAATCACTTAGACCTCTTGTCTcccttcctcacacacacacatacacacacacacacacactctgagtgGCCATGGGCAACAGGTCCAGTGGTGCAGCTATGCTAGCCTACTGACAGCCTGAGTCTATTCAGCAGCTCTGTTGATATTCCACTGGCGAGCTGTGCGAATACACGACAGCAGCCAAAAGCAAGCTGACTGCCAGTTCACATAGAAAGAGTTTTTTACGTCCGTCACTTGTGTGTCTCACGGATATGCTTCCATTTGATTAAAGTGGCAATATtacgctcattttcaggttcataattgtattttcaggttgtaccagaataggtttacatggtttaattatcaaaaaacaccatatttttgttgtactgcacattgctgcagctcctcttcccaccctgtgttcaggtctctgttttagctacagagtgagacctctcactgctggaacatctttgttggcagtcacacatgctcagtagctaggtaaggactacatgagctagctagctgtttctccaacttcagtaggacaaggcaggattagacgggagacttcttctaaacgagggcacacttccaactttgcgtggaataccttcagaacagggacatggaagtagttcttttgtagattctggtgaactagtgtgtgttgtagcagtgtttgccattcagaacgagctagcatgctacatggcttcaccatacccccacatcatcacatacccttcaccatacccccacatcatcacatacccttcaccatacccccacatcatcacatacccttcaccatacctagagattggcatggggtactttccataaaatcatctctcaatgctaatcaaaccagctattaggctaacttaaataaaaccatgccagtctctaggtatggtgaagggtatgtgatgatgtggggaccaagggaactttatcaggatcatagtatcctggatccatgaaataactggcctttacaaataaacatctgcctgcctctatgggaatttaacacaggggtgtactgacttatgccccctgtattttaaggaagaacatttatttgtttatgatacattattcattcacaaagaaaattggtgtccttaaaggttggatttttcctcatttttttaattaaggcattaagatcaatttcctaaagatgattttttttatacttctttttagtcaactttagcatgggtgtcctaatttgttcacatgactgtattgtGGGACAGGTGCCATACTTCTGCCAAGCGATGGTCTGAAGacaacacagcagcatcagGAAAGATTCAGTATCACAGGATGACTTCTGTGACCTGAGAGCCTACATTACCAGCTGACACATCTTCAGTAGAAAAGAAACCCTTTAGACTGGTGGAGGACATGATCTGGACAGTTAACATGTACTACTGTGTGCATTATGTATACACACtttatatttccatttcattgaCTATGAATAAAGGGCTTTATTTCTAAGCAGGGTTTGGTCATTTTAAAGTTTAGTAGTAAGGCTCATtaagtgttatatattttttttcacgaCGACTGTAATTGCACTGTTTATACAGGTGATATGTCTGATTTAATGCATGTAGAAGGGTCAAACACTAAGTCCATTTAACATCCTGACTATACAAATGTAATCCTTTAAGACAGGTAATAGTGACAgtaagcaacacaaaacatttgtttataagttcaactttattgtttgacagatgacaatatgaataaaacaaaatctTTTGAAAGGGTATTAAATCTAATCTGCAGcttgaaaaacatttcacagcatAGATATGACAATAACGGACGAATAAAAACTTCAAGTGAAAATCTCTAAGTTACTTTGTGAAACAAGAGTCCCTTTCACACAGCCTGATCAATGTCTATGGACACAGTACAGTCCTTACAGTAGCAGTTGATACTTTAGTTACTGAGCAGTTGAGAAGTGACACCTGTCGAGCAATAACTGCCCCCTGATGGTTTCTCATACTGTGAGGAGAGTCTGGTGGGTCCAAGGACACCTCATCAGTGGTCAGTCAGATCTGTAAAACACGACAGATTCCGTTTTAGATTAAACTAGGCTATCATGTTTTGTCATGGTGTACAACTGCACATACATTTAGTCTTGAATAAAGGAacagcatgtactgtatttaaccCGGTGCGTGACAATTAAACATTTACAATATGTCGAgcaaatgttaaatttaaattctTTATAGTTTAACTTGCAACATCATCGATTGATTCCTTGGATcatctagtttcatatgataccaaATATATTCACTAGCTTTACAACTGGGCCCACTAACAGTTTAAGCAGAGCTTAATAACATTTCAGACATTCCATTCAAAGCCCATGTTATAGGGCTAACTTTAACAGCTAAGTTAGCATCGCTCTACAAGAACGTAACATAAAGCAAATTGTAAATGCACTGCAACaatgatgctgaaaacataaatgtaatttatttgacGACAAAGTCCTAATAATATCAACTTACCCGGAGTAACGTCGAGTAGATTCTGCCAGCgtctatagagggttttcacggcgcgtcatcagacccgaagtcgccatgttggaggtcctccgcatcacaacaaagcacaggcactgaagtagatcccgaacggcgttaaggaaaatggttaattattgccatGTTTTAGgctgtaccaataggtcagaccgagaaacatttggaatattatcgacttccaaaagtgatttaaaaaccagggagaggaatgccagaagttatcagaggaaaggaggcgcttgtggttggcaaagctcaaccaggatctacgagggaaaa contains:
- the slc23a4 gene encoding xan_ur_permease domain-containing protein, yielding MTPEKDSNSLDTYTFGLEGRFCDLPDTKNGDEMEGENNKLAYCVTDVPPWYLCIVLGIQHCLTAFGGIIAIPLILSSGLCLQFDGLTQSHLISTIFFVSGICTLLQVTFGIRLPILQGGTFTLLAPSMAMLSMPEWTCPAWTQNASLVNTSSTDFIEVWQSRMRALQGSIMVGSLFQVFVGFSGLIGLFMRFIGPLTIAPTIALIGLSLFDSAGTSAGNHWGISSMTTALIILFSQYLRHIPVPFPTYSKEKKLHTSRVYVFQILPVLLGITLSWLICYILTVSNVLPAEPDRYGYLARTDLKGDVVSQAPWFNFPYPGQWGMPTVSLAGVVGILAGVISSMIESVGDYHACARLSGAPPPPKHAINRGIGIEGLGCLLAGAWGTGNGTTSYSENVGALGITKVGSRMVIVASGVLMVVMGVFGKVGAIFTTIPSPVVGGMFMVMFGVISAAGVSNLQYADMNSSRNIFIFGFSMFSGLVIPNWIFKNPTAISTGVAEVDQVLQVLLTTSMFVGGFFGFILDNTIPGSKHERGILAWNKAHEDDCSNTLESGEVYNLPFGISSYLSSSAWLRYIPFCPPGESSSLDGCTAATNALEPKQPLGHPEPSHIIIGVAM